One Actinomadura viridis genomic region harbors:
- a CDS encoding PaaI family thioesterase, with amino-acid sequence MTVKPEDGDRILRDNFAPWVLDLGLTVEEVGDRRAVLRLPWSERLAREGGGMSGQALMAAADTATVIAVSGARDGFVPMTTVQQNTTFQRPIVGRDVLVAVRITKLGRTLAFADVTMTAEGDDEPAAHATTVYAIMG; translated from the coding sequence ATGACGGTGAAGCCCGAGGACGGCGACAGGATCCTTCGTGACAACTTCGCGCCCTGGGTGCTCGACCTCGGGCTGACGGTCGAGGAGGTGGGCGACCGGCGGGCCGTGCTGCGGCTGCCCTGGTCGGAGCGGCTGGCCCGGGAGGGCGGCGGCATGTCGGGGCAGGCGCTGATGGCGGCGGCGGACACGGCGACGGTGATCGCGGTGTCGGGCGCGCGGGACGGGTTCGTCCCGATGACCACGGTGCAGCAGAACACCACGTTCCAGCGTCCGATCGTGGGCCGGGACGTGCTGGTCGCGGTGCGGATCACCAAGCTGGGCCGGACGCTGGCGTTCGCCGACGTCACGATGACGGCGGAGGGCGACGACGAGCCCGCGGCGCACGCCACCACCGTTTACGCGATCATGGGGTGA
- a CDS encoding BON domain-containing protein, with amino-acid sequence MTDPSGYLAAHIQERLAGRAHELGIRVDVRGEVIYLHGEVVNEERRREVEEAARGAAEGRPIRNEVSVVPVREPDGEERLS; translated from the coding sequence GTGACGGACCCATCCGGGTATCTGGCCGCCCACATCCAGGAACGGCTGGCCGGCCGCGCCCACGAGCTGGGCATCCGCGTCGACGTCCGGGGCGAGGTGATCTACCTGCACGGCGAGGTGGTGAACGAGGAGCGGCGGCGGGAGGTGGAGGAGGCCGCCCGCGGCGCCGCGGAGGGGCGGCCGATCCGCAACGAGGTGTCCGTGGTCCCGGTACGGGAGCCGGACGGTGAGGAGAGGCTGTCATGA
- a CDS encoding SDR family oxidoreductase — protein MSEPPAQSQTYPGRTADMAPEPRDEMREYQGRGLLDGRRALITGGDSGIGRAVAVAFAKEGADVAITYLSEDDDARHTAELVDREGRRCVTLGGDLAEERHARETVRHAVRDLGGLDVLVLHHGTQTPVQDVREIDDAQLRRTFDVNVLSLFWIVQEALDHLKSGSSIIFTGSINGLRGNKTLIDYSASKAAAMTLAQSLAQNLMDKGIRVNCVAPGPVWTPLIPATFDAERVEGFGEQAPMERAAHPDEIAPSYVFFASGVMSSYYSGQTLVPAGGEIHPG, from the coding sequence ATGAGCGAACCACCCGCACAGAGCCAGACCTACCCGGGGCGGACGGCGGATATGGCGCCCGAGCCCCGCGACGAGATGCGCGAGTACCAGGGACGCGGTCTCCTGGACGGGCGGCGCGCGCTGATCACCGGGGGCGACTCGGGGATCGGCCGGGCGGTGGCCGTCGCGTTCGCCAAGGAGGGCGCCGACGTCGCGATCACCTACCTCAGCGAGGACGACGACGCCCGGCACACCGCGGAGCTGGTCGACCGGGAGGGGCGCCGCTGCGTCACCCTCGGCGGCGACCTGGCCGAGGAACGGCACGCCCGGGAGACCGTCCGGCACGCCGTCCGCGACCTCGGCGGCCTGGACGTCCTCGTGCTGCACCACGGGACGCAGACGCCCGTCCAGGACGTGCGCGAGATCGACGACGCGCAGCTGCGCCGCACCTTCGACGTGAACGTGCTGTCGCTGTTCTGGATCGTCCAGGAGGCCCTGGACCACCTGAAGTCCGGCTCCTCGATCATCTTCACCGGGTCGATCAACGGGCTGCGCGGCAACAAGACCCTGATCGACTACTCGGCGAGCAAGGCCGCGGCCATGACGCTGGCCCAGTCGCTGGCGCAGAACCTCATGGACAAGGGCATCCGTGTCAACTGCGTGGCGCCCGGACCGGTCTGGACGCCGCTGATCCCGGCGACCTTCGACGCGGAACGGGTCGAGGGCTTCGGTGAGCAGGCCCCGATGGAACGCGCCGCCCACCCCGACGAGATCGCCCCGTCCTACGTCTTCTTCGCCTCCGGGGTGATGTCCTCCTATTACTCCGGCCAGACCCTCGTTCCCGCCGGGGGCGAGATCCACCCCGGCTGA
- a CDS encoding cytochrome P450: protein MREEIFLPAAYAEGVPYGAFRRLRAQAPVRRIPEPAVGPWPAGPGYWAVFRHADVKHVLRTPDLFSSNLGATQIRDPDTPEDLEFVRSMMLNQDPPGHSRLRRIVAAAFTPRAVRALESTIEDRARSLIAAARGETDFVEVAADLPVWTLAHIMGVPAEDRRLLYDWASRVIGYQDAEYAGLSTADLDSLSPLGRAAAEHRPVLRRPDGRPVNPRSRAALRDMFGYAHALAAAKRERPGEDIMSRMLAGGLTTAEFENAFFLFAVAGNETLRNGIPGGLLTLLDHPAEFDRLREDPSLLPSAIEEMLRYWPPVMDFRRTATRDLELAGQEIRAGDKVVVYHASANRDETVFPEPDRFDITRTPNDHVSFGFGPHYCLGAHLARVQMRAIFRELLPLEIERTGAPVRLASNFQNGLKHLPVRLR from the coding sequence ATGCGTGAGGAGATCTTCCTGCCCGCCGCTTACGCCGAGGGGGTGCCCTACGGCGCGTTCCGGCGGCTGCGCGCCCAGGCCCCGGTCCGCCGGATCCCCGAACCCGCCGTCGGCCCCTGGCCCGCGGGCCCCGGCTACTGGGCGGTGTTCCGGCACGCCGACGTCAAGCACGTCCTGCGCACCCCCGACCTGTTCTCCTCCAACCTCGGTGCCACCCAGATCCGCGACCCCGACACCCCCGAGGACCTGGAGTTCGTCCGGTCGATGATGCTCAACCAGGACCCGCCCGGCCACTCCCGGCTCCGCCGCATCGTCGCCGCCGCGTTCACGCCCCGCGCCGTCCGGGCCCTGGAGTCCACGATCGAGGACCGCGCCCGCTCCCTGATCGCCGCCGCCCGCGGCGAGACCGACTTCGTCGAGGTGGCCGCCGACCTGCCCGTCTGGACCCTCGCGCACATCATGGGCGTCCCCGCCGAGGACCGCCGCCTCCTGTACGACTGGGCGTCCCGCGTGATCGGCTACCAGGACGCCGAGTACGCCGGGCTGTCCACCGCGGACCTGGACTCCCTCAGCCCCCTGGGCCGCGCCGCCGCCGAGCACCGTCCCGTCCTCCGCCGCCCCGACGGCCGCCCGGTCAACCCGCGCTCCCGCGCCGCCCTCCGCGACATGTTCGGCTACGCGCACGCCCTCGCCGCCGCCAAACGCGAGCGCCCGGGCGAGGACATCATGTCCCGGATGCTCGCCGGCGGCCTGACCACGGCCGAGTTCGAGAACGCCTTCTTCCTCTTCGCCGTCGCGGGCAACGAGACCCTCCGCAACGGCATCCCGGGCGGCCTCCTCACCCTCCTCGACCACCCCGCCGAGTTCGACCGGCTCCGCGAGGACCCCTCACTTCTCCCCTCCGCCATCGAGGAGATGCTGCGCTACTGGCCCCCGGTGATGGACTTCCGCCGTACCGCCACCCGCGACCTGGAACTGGCCGGCCAGGAGATCCGCGCCGGTGACAAGGTCGTCGTCTACCACGCCTCGGCCAACCGCGACGAGACCGTCTTCCCCGAGCCCGACCGGTTCGACATCACCCGGACGCCCAACGACCACGTCAGCTTCGGCTTCGGCCCGCACTACTGCCTGGGCGCCCACCTCGCCCGCGTCCAGATGCGCGCGATCTTCCGGGAACTGCTCCCCCTCGAGATCGAGCGGACCGGCGCCCCCGTACGCCTGGCCTCCAACTTCCAGAACGGCCTCAAGCACCTCCCGGTCCGCCTGCGCTGA
- a CDS encoding SCO5389 family protein — translation MSLTVDDRLLERARRGEVDDAAFVECVRDSLPYAWRLIEEVVGRMRASAGGFADNVTPPPDEAARGQLLRVLASDAMRGALERHFGVRLAFQNCHRVAAFAPDAPGTAERHAAFVSPRAQLLNQSPEFIDC, via the coding sequence ATGTCCCTGACTGTCGACGACCGGTTGCTGGAGCGGGCGCGGCGGGGCGAGGTGGACGACGCCGCGTTCGTGGAGTGCGTCCGCGACTCGCTGCCGTACGCGTGGCGGCTCATCGAGGAGGTCGTCGGGCGGATGCGCGCGTCGGCCGGCGGGTTCGCCGACAACGTGACGCCGCCCCCGGACGAGGCGGCCCGCGGGCAGCTGCTGCGCGTGCTGGCCAGCGACGCGATGCGCGGCGCGCTGGAACGCCACTTCGGCGTCCGGCTGGCGTTCCAGAACTGCCACCGGGTCGCGGCCTTCGCCCCGGACGCCCCCGGCACCGCCGAGCGCCACGCCGCGTTCGTCTCCCCGCGGGCCCAGCTCCTCAACCAGTCGCCGGAGTTCATCGACTGCTGA
- a CDS encoding dienelactone hydrolase family protein gives MTTRTETVTVADGEFALNVWTPEGGGGPGILLIQEIYGVGAYIRAVAEDLAALGYVVAAPDLFWRVHPGWASSHDEEGLKRSLGVASRFDAGKGLDDLAASLDRLRGLPETRGPVGLLGFCLGGTLAYALGARVDDVAAVVSFYGSGVPDQLDLLDEIGCPLQFHFGGSDPYIPRAKVAEVERAVEGRPNVEFHVQEDAGHAFHNRKAPMFHNPGAAERAWRLTEDFLARSLPTG, from the coding sequence ATGACGACGCGCACCGAGACCGTGACCGTTGCGGACGGCGAGTTCGCCCTGAACGTGTGGACGCCCGAGGGAGGCGGGGGCCCCGGCATCCTGCTGATCCAGGAGATCTACGGTGTGGGCGCCTATATCCGGGCCGTGGCCGAGGACCTGGCCGCGCTGGGGTACGTGGTGGCGGCGCCCGACCTCTTCTGGCGGGTCCATCCGGGATGGGCCTCGTCGCATGACGAGGAGGGCCTCAAGCGGTCGTTGGGGGTCGCCTCCCGGTTCGACGCCGGGAAGGGGCTGGACGACCTCGCGGCCTCCCTCGATCGCCTGCGGGGTCTTCCGGAGACGCGGGGGCCGGTCGGCCTGCTGGGCTTCTGCCTCGGCGGGACGCTCGCCTACGCGCTCGGCGCCCGGGTGGACGACGTCGCCGCGGTGGTGTCGTTCTACGGTTCGGGCGTACCGGACCAGCTGGACCTGCTGGACGAGATCGGCTGCCCCCTGCAGTTCCATTTCGGGGGCTCGGACCCCTACATCCCGCGGGCGAAGGTGGCGGAGGTGGAACGGGCCGTGGAGGGCAGGCCGAACGTGGAGTTCCACGTGCAGGAGGACGCGGGGCACGCGTTCCACAACCGCAAGGCCCCCATGTTCCACAATCCCGGGGCGGCCGAGCGGGCGTGGCGGCTGACCGAGGATTTCCTCGCCCGCAGCCTCCCTACGGGATAG
- a CDS encoding C40 family peptidase, protein MAAPVNAATPRTAAAPQRATLASAQSAQISAARKARQKQRADKAVAYAYKQIGDPYRYGATGPGSWDCSGLAGGAWRKAGVKLPRTTQQIYKAVKHKVSWKGAVKGDLLFFYSGKSHMGVYAGKGYMIHAPSSGKRVKKIKLNGYYKRNFTGGVRPGY, encoded by the coding sequence GTGGCCGCCCCGGTGAACGCCGCCACCCCGCGTACGGCCGCCGCGCCGCAGCGGGCGACCCTGGCGAGCGCGCAGTCCGCGCAGATCAGCGCGGCTCGGAAGGCCCGCCAGAAGCAGCGCGCCGACAAGGCCGTCGCCTACGCCTACAAGCAGATCGGCGACCCGTACCGCTACGGCGCCACGGGCCCGGGCTCGTGGGACTGCTCGGGCCTCGCCGGCGGGGCGTGGCGCAAGGCCGGCGTGAAGCTTCCGCGCACGACCCAGCAGATCTACAAGGCGGTCAAGCACAAGGTGTCCTGGAAGGGCGCCGTCAAGGGAGACCTGCTCTTCTTCTACTCCGGCAAGAGCCACATGGGCGTCTACGCCGGCAAGGGCTACATGATCCACGCGCCGAGTTCGGGCAAGCGGGTCAAAAAGATCAAACTGAACGGCTACTACAAGCGCAATTTCACCGGAGGCGTCCGCCCCGGTTACTGA
- a CDS encoding ADP-ribosylglycohydrolase family protein — MTSARIGRARDSLLGLALGDALGSQFFVPANRPAFDSRTVPPAPWQWTDDTEMACSVLLVLARHGTVDQDDLAASFARHHDFDRGYGPSTGRLLRLVREGGDWRVLAREAFGGQGSWGNGAAMRVAPLGAWHAGDPAEAARQAERSAVVTHPHPEAVAGAIAVAVAAALAAATARPAPGVFLDGVLEHVPDGTVRAGIAEARRLLTVRDPGTAAAVLGNGRQVAAHDTVPFTLWAVARHLDDYETAFWTTAAAGGDIDTTCAIAGGIVAARVGAEGLPAAWLDACEPLPGWAAIP, encoded by the coding sequence ATGACCTCCGCACGCATCGGCCGCGCCCGGGACTCGCTGCTCGGGCTGGCGCTGGGGGACGCCCTCGGCTCGCAGTTCTTCGTCCCCGCCAACCGTCCCGCCTTCGACTCCCGCACCGTACCGCCCGCCCCCTGGCAGTGGACCGACGACACCGAGATGGCCTGCTCGGTCCTGCTCGTCCTCGCCCGCCACGGAACGGTCGACCAGGACGACCTCGCCGCGAGCTTCGCCCGCCACCACGACTTCGACCGCGGCTACGGGCCGTCCACCGGCCGCCTCCTGCGCCTGGTCCGCGAGGGCGGCGACTGGCGCGTCCTCGCCCGCGAGGCGTTCGGCGGCCAGGGCTCCTGGGGCAACGGCGCGGCGATGCGGGTGGCCCCGCTCGGCGCCTGGCACGCCGGTGACCCCGCGGAGGCCGCCCGGCAGGCCGAACGGTCGGCCGTCGTCACCCATCCGCATCCGGAGGCCGTCGCCGGAGCGATCGCCGTGGCCGTGGCCGCCGCCCTCGCCGCCGCCACGGCCCGGCCGGCGCCGGGCGTCTTCCTCGACGGGGTCCTGGAGCACGTCCCGGACGGCACCGTACGCGCGGGCATCGCCGAGGCCAGGCGGCTGCTGACCGTACGCGACCCCGGGACGGCCGCCGCGGTCCTCGGCAACGGCCGCCAGGTCGCCGCGCACGACACCGTCCCCTTCACGCTGTGGGCCGTGGCCCGGCATCTCGACGACTACGAGACGGCCTTCTGGACGACCGCCGCCGCGGGCGGCGACATCGACACCACCTGCGCGATCGCCGGGGGCATCGTCGCCGCCCGGGTCGGCGCCGAGGGCCTTCCCGCCGCGTGGCTGGACGCCTGCGAGCCCCTCCCCGGCTGGGCCGCTATCCCGTAG
- a CDS encoding LuxR C-terminal-related transcriptional regulator, producing the protein MLYGRETEQARISRLIADARDHRRSRALVLRGEAGIGKSALLEWAVGQGPWAGDGRAGGAERLLRATGFEAEEDIAFGGLNQVLWPVRARLDDLPGPQGAALRTALALPAATAGAGAGRGHDRFAAGLAVLTLLADLAEDGPVLCLVDDAQWLDTASAEALVFAARRLAAEGVVMLFAAREEGFAAGGGLEELWLGRLGRDDAERLLAQRDGVPATVRERIIHESEGNPLALIELCPPAAPEAGTTAPLPLADRVTATFRERIDRLPERTRLMLLLASAEGRGHLPTVLAAGAVLGAGLADLEDAERARLVEVTGSWIGFRHPLIRAAAYQGTVAARRLEAHRALAASATDPDCGVRHAAAAATAPDEDVAARLERSAERARDRTGYGTAARLYRQAADLSPERRGRARRLGAAATASLQAGRIEDARELAEAAGPDTADPAERNGLVRVRAAVEFECGDPLTAARMLVDHAALAGTGDDVQGMLRTGAAYAWMAGETSVLCRAARLLPSADKGVHGMARLVGGDYEAGLPLLNGLIEAARSGHGAGTGAPASGDDRMEAVQAVLAALIVGDDEGALELAAAEAAYCRRHGLAGALPNVLEVLARAQVAAGLHRDAEATVAEAADLARDTGAWRRAGRLGTVPARIAAIEGDRARLTALLEAAGGPPDAAAVAALGLLDLGLGRYEEALRGLEEITLHPHRHTADVMVAAADQIEAAVRAGRPDRARPPYERLRAWADAGGRPWAAAVALRSQALLSDSEDAAREPFEEALRLHEEAVRAAGQGGRPFEKARTELLYGEWLRRARRRSDARVPLRSALETFERLNAAPWAERARAELRATGGNGQPAPAHERALADDLPARLTPQELQVVRLAADGVSSREIAAQLFLSPRTVEYHLYKAYPKLGVASRKELSRLREELEPART; encoded by the coding sequence GTGCTCTACGGGCGGGAAACAGAACAGGCGCGGATCTCACGGTTGATCGCGGACGCGCGCGACCACCGGCGCAGCCGCGCCCTGGTGCTTCGCGGCGAGGCCGGGATCGGCAAGTCGGCGCTGCTCGAATGGGCCGTCGGCCAGGGTCCCTGGGCCGGGGACGGCCGGGCCGGCGGAGCGGAGCGGCTGCTGCGCGCGACCGGTTTCGAGGCCGAGGAGGACATCGCCTTCGGGGGGCTCAACCAGGTGCTGTGGCCCGTCCGCGCACGCCTGGACGACCTGCCCGGCCCCCAGGGCGCCGCGCTCCGCACCGCCCTCGCCCTCCCGGCGGCGACCGCCGGGGCCGGGGCCGGCCGCGGGCATGACCGCTTCGCCGCCGGGCTCGCCGTCCTCACCCTGCTCGCCGACCTGGCCGAGGACGGCCCGGTGCTGTGCCTGGTCGACGACGCGCAGTGGCTCGACACCGCCAGCGCCGAGGCGCTGGTGTTCGCGGCCCGGCGGCTGGCGGCCGAGGGTGTGGTGATGCTGTTCGCCGCGCGGGAGGAGGGCTTCGCCGCCGGCGGCGGCCTGGAGGAGCTCTGGCTCGGGCGGCTGGGCCGGGACGACGCCGAGAGACTCCTCGCCCAACGCGACGGCGTCCCCGCCACGGTCCGCGAACGGATCATCCACGAGTCCGAGGGCAACCCCCTGGCACTGATCGAGCTCTGCCCGCCTGCGGCGCCGGAGGCGGGCACCACCGCGCCCCTCCCGCTGGCCGACCGGGTGACCGCCACGTTCCGCGAACGGATCGACCGGCTGCCCGAGCGCACCCGGCTGATGCTGCTGCTCGCCTCGGCCGAGGGCCGCGGCCACCTGCCCACCGTGCTCGCCGCGGGCGCGGTGCTCGGCGCCGGGCTGGCCGACCTGGAGGACGCCGAACGGGCCCGGCTGGTCGAGGTGACCGGCTCCTGGATCGGGTTCCGGCACCCGCTGATCCGGGCCGCCGCGTACCAGGGCACGGTCGCGGCGCGGCGGCTGGAGGCCCACCGGGCGCTGGCGGCCTCCGCCACCGACCCCGACTGCGGTGTCCGGCACGCCGCCGCGGCGGCCACGGCGCCCGACGAGGACGTGGCCGCCCGGCTGGAACGTTCGGCGGAACGGGCCCGCGACCGTACCGGCTACGGCACCGCGGCCCGCCTCTACCGGCAGGCCGCCGACCTCAGCCCCGAACGGCGCGGGCGGGCCCGCCGGCTGGGCGCCGCCGCGACCGCGTCGCTGCAGGCCGGGCGGATCGAGGACGCCCGGGAGCTGGCCGAGGCCGCCGGACCCGACACCGCCGACCCGGCCGAACGGAACGGGCTGGTACGGGTACGCGCCGCGGTGGAGTTCGAATGCGGTGACCCCTTGACGGCGGCGCGGATGCTGGTGGACCACGCCGCGCTCGCCGGCACCGGCGACGACGTCCAGGGCATGCTGCGCACCGGCGCCGCCTACGCCTGGATGGCCGGCGAGACGTCCGTGCTCTGCCGGGCCGCCCGGCTGCTCCCGTCCGCCGACAAGGGCGTGCACGGGATGGCGCGGCTCGTCGGCGGCGACTACGAGGCCGGCCTTCCCCTGCTGAACGGGCTCATCGAGGCGGCCCGATCCGGCCACGGCGCCGGGACCGGCGCCCCGGCCTCCGGGGACGACCGGATGGAGGCCGTCCAGGCGGTGCTGGCCGCGCTGATCGTCGGGGACGACGAGGGCGCGCTGGAGCTGGCCGCCGCCGAGGCCGCGTACTGCCGGCGGCACGGTCTCGCGGGCGCGCTGCCGAACGTCCTGGAGGTCCTGGCGCGGGCGCAGGTCGCCGCCGGGCTGCACCGGGACGCCGAGGCCACCGTGGCCGAGGCGGCCGACCTCGCCCGCGACACCGGCGCGTGGCGCCGCGCCGGGCGGCTCGGCACGGTCCCGGCCCGGATCGCCGCGATCGAGGGCGACCGGGCACGGCTCACCGCCCTGCTCGAAGCGGCGGGCGGGCCTCCGGACGCCGCCGCCGTCGCCGCCCTGGGCCTGCTGGACCTCGGGCTGGGCCGGTACGAGGAGGCGCTGCGGGGGCTGGAGGAGATCACGCTCCACCCGCACCGGCACACCGCGGACGTCATGGTCGCCGCCGCCGACCAGATCGAGGCGGCCGTCCGGGCGGGCCGTCCGGACCGGGCGCGTCCGCCGTACGAACGGCTGCGGGCGTGGGCGGACGCCGGGGGACGGCCCTGGGCCGCGGCGGTCGCGCTGCGTTCCCAGGCGTTGCTCAGCGACTCCGAGGACGCCGCCCGCGAGCCTTTCGAGGAAGCCCTGCGCCTGCACGAGGAGGCCGTCCGGGCCGCCGGGCAGGGCGGGCGGCCCTTCGAGAAGGCGCGCACCGAACTGCTGTACGGGGAGTGGCTGCGCCGGGCGCGCCGCCGTTCCGACGCGCGCGTCCCGCTGCGTTCGGCGCTGGAGACCTTCGAACGGCTGAACGCGGCGCCCTGGGCCGAGCGGGCGCGTGCCGAGCTGCGCGCGACCGGCGGGAACGGGCAGCCGGCCCCCGCGCACGAGCGGGCACTGGCCGACGACCTGCCCGCCCGGCTCACCCCGCAGGAGCTGCAGGTCGTCCGGCTGGCCGCGGACGGCGTCAGCAGCCGGGAGATCGCCGCGCAGCTCTTCCTGAGCCCGCGGACGGTCGAGTACCACCTCTACAAGGCCTATCCCAAGCTCGGCGTCGCGTCCCGCAAGGAGCTGTCCCGGCTGCGCGAGGAGCTCGAACCCGCCCGCACCTGA
- a CDS encoding metallophosphoesterase family protein, translated as MIRVAAVGDLHVGPEVAGTYRDRLGALPDQADVLLVAGDLTRHGTVEEGRVAAAELRDLGLPVVAVLGNHDYHSDAQEEIAGVLRDAGITVLEGTGTVLDCQGTRLGVAGGKGFGGGFAGRCASDFGEPEMKAFVGHTKEFAARLGGALLELDADVRIALTHYSPVEDTLAGEPPEIFPFLGSYLMAEAIDAAGVALAVHGHAHMGTEKGETPGGVRVRNVALPVIKQAYALYRLDGVEDAGLGAGDLAGTAGGPRNAR; from the coding sequence ATGATCCGCGTCGCCGCGGTCGGCGATCTGCACGTGGGGCCGGAGGTGGCCGGGACGTACCGGGACCGCCTCGGCGCGCTGCCCGATCAGGCCGACGTCCTCCTGGTGGCCGGTGACCTCACCCGGCACGGCACCGTCGAGGAGGGCCGGGTGGCCGCCGCCGAGCTGCGCGACCTCGGCCTTCCGGTGGTCGCGGTACTGGGCAACCACGACTACCACTCCGACGCCCAGGAGGAGATCGCCGGCGTCCTGCGGGACGCCGGGATCACCGTCCTGGAGGGCACCGGGACCGTCCTGGACTGCCAGGGCACCCGCCTGGGCGTCGCCGGCGGCAAGGGCTTCGGCGGCGGCTTCGCCGGGCGCTGCGCCAGCGACTTCGGCGAGCCCGAGATGAAGGCGTTCGTGGGGCACACCAAGGAGTTCGCCGCCCGCCTGGGCGGCGCGCTCCTGGAACTGGACGCCGACGTGCGGATCGCCCTGACCCACTACTCCCCGGTCGAGGACACCCTGGCCGGCGAGCCGCCGGAGATCTTCCCGTTCCTCGGCAGCTACCTGATGGCCGAGGCCATCGACGCCGCCGGGGTCGCGCTCGCGGTGCACGGCCACGCGCACATGGGCACGGAGAAGGGCGAGACGCCGGGCGGCGTGCGGGTCCGCAACGTCGCCCTGCCGGTCATCAAGCAGGCGTACGCCCTGTACCGCCTCGACGGGGTCGAGGACGCCGGCCTCGGCGCCGGGGACCTCGCGGGCACGGCCGGAGGCCCCCGGAACGCGCGGTGA
- a CDS encoding nucleotidyltransferase has translation MGHVSTEAGVPGPGASAEKGLLRSLKRAAAALEEGGIEFALAGGFAAYARGAASSTHDVDFVLRERDVEAALDVLGAAGMRRHECPENWLAKAYDGDRLIDLIYEPSGRPVDGELLGRAERLSVEAVLMPVLPATDLVIMRLLAFTETSCDFGGYLHVCRALREQVDWPHVAGETAHSPYAYAFLTLLEKLGVIEGGEL, from the coding sequence GTGGGGCATGTGAGCACCGAGGCCGGGGTCCCGGGACCCGGAGCGTCCGCCGAGAAGGGCCTGCTGCGGAGCCTCAAGCGGGCCGCCGCGGCGCTGGAGGAGGGCGGGATCGAGTTCGCGCTGGCGGGCGGGTTCGCCGCGTACGCGCGCGGGGCGGCGTCATCGACGCACGACGTGGACTTCGTGTTGCGCGAGCGCGACGTCGAGGCCGCGCTGGACGTGCTGGGCGCCGCGGGCATGCGGCGGCACGAGTGCCCGGAGAACTGGCTGGCCAAGGCCTACGACGGCGACCGGCTGATCGACCTCATCTACGAGCCGTCGGGCCGCCCGGTGGACGGGGAACTGCTCGGCCGGGCCGAGCGGCTGTCGGTGGAGGCCGTGCTCATGCCGGTGCTGCCCGCCACCGACCTGGTCATCATGCGGCTGCTGGCGTTCACCGAGACCTCCTGCGACTTCGGCGGCTACCTGCACGTGTGCCGCGCGCTGCGCGAGCAGGTGGACTGGCCGCACGTCGCCGGGGAGACGGCCCACTCGCCGTACGCCTACGCGTTCCTGACCCTGCTGGAGAAGCTGGGCGTCATCGAAGGGGGAGAGCTGTGA
- a CDS encoding alkene reductase: protein MRELFEPVTVGKLELDNRVFMAPMTRSRAFEEGRVGELTAEYYAQRAGAGLIITEATQPCLIGQGYVWTPGLHSGEQVAAWRKVTDAVHAKGGRIFVQLMHSGRIGHPTLYPDGELPVAPSPIASGERLFTPEGLLDHPEPREMTLDDIARTVEDFADAARNAIEAGFDGVELHGANGYLINQFLADGTNRRTDAYGGSVAGRIRFAVEVVQAVAGAIGPERVGLRVSPGTTVNGISESDPAEVYTALLRALAPLGLAFVHIMEMGDRELTRRLRGEWPGTLVLNPHPTPEAFPSRPEYGAEALREGVADAVAFGELWLANPDLPARIKAGGPYNTADSSTFYGGDHRGYTDYPEL, encoded by the coding sequence GTGAGGGAACTGTTCGAGCCGGTGACCGTCGGAAAGCTGGAACTGGACAACCGCGTCTTCATGGCGCCGATGACGCGGAGCCGCGCGTTCGAGGAGGGCCGGGTCGGCGAGCTGACCGCCGAGTACTACGCGCAGCGCGCCGGGGCCGGGCTGATCATCACGGAGGCCACCCAGCCGTGCCTGATCGGCCAGGGGTACGTGTGGACGCCCGGCCTGCACTCCGGCGAGCAGGTGGCCGCCTGGCGGAAGGTGACCGACGCGGTGCACGCGAAGGGCGGGCGGATCTTCGTCCAGCTGATGCACTCCGGCCGGATCGGCCACCCGACGCTCTACCCGGACGGGGAGCTGCCGGTGGCGCCCTCGCCGATCGCCTCCGGCGAGCGGTTGTTCACCCCGGAGGGGCTGCTGGACCATCCGGAGCCCCGCGAGATGACCCTGGACGACATCGCGCGGACGGTCGAGGACTTCGCGGACGCGGCGCGCAACGCCATCGAGGCCGGGTTCGACGGGGTGGAACTGCACGGGGCCAACGGGTACCTCATCAACCAGTTCCTCGCGGACGGCACCAACCGGCGTACCGACGCCTACGGCGGGAGCGTCGCAGGACGCATCCGGTTCGCCGTGGAGGTCGTCCAGGCGGTCGCCGGGGCCATCGGCCCGGAACGGGTCGGCCTGCGGGTGTCCCCGGGCACCACCGTCAACGGGATCTCGGAGAGCGACCCGGCCGAGGTCTACACGGCGCTGCTGCGCGCGCTGGCCCCGCTGGGCCTGGCCTTCGTCCACATCATGGAGATGGGGGACCGCGAGCTGACCAGGCGGCTGCGCGGCGAGTGGCCCGGCACGCTGGTCCTCAACCCGCACCCCACGCCGGAGGCGTTCCCGTCCCGTCCCGAGTACGGTGCCGAGGCGCTGCGGGAAGGGGTCGCCGACGCGGTCGCGTTCGGCGAGCTGTGGCTGGCCAACCCCGACCTGCCCGCCCGCATCAAGGCCGGCGGCCCCTACAACACGGCCGACTCGTCCACCTTCTACGGAGGGGACCACCGCGGCTACACCGACTATCCGGAACTTTAA